From the genome of Impatiens glandulifera chromosome 9, dImpGla2.1, whole genome shotgun sequence, one region includes:
- the LOC124915602 gene encoding epoxide hydrolase 4 — MVNLVAAQKPLINWLMKMAGVVPHTVEIESGTTMNIWVPIETLNHKSSSKIKQPKPAVVLIHGFAGEGIVTWQFQVGPLAKKYSVYIPDLLFFGGSITDNPNRSPGFQAECLYKGLKKLGVDQCVVVGFSYGGMVAFKLAELHSHMVRAMVVSGSILAMTDSISTSTLEQLGFSSSSELLLPTSVKGLKALLTVATHRKLWFPNKLHKDFLEVMFNNRKERGELLEGLVVSNKDATIPRFSQRIHLLWGENDQIFKLELAQNMKEQLGDKVTMEGIKRAGHLVHLERPCMYTKYLKNFLDSLPNNEKQE; from the exons ATGGTGAATCTAGTAGCAGCTCAGAAACCCCTTATTAACTGGCTAATGAAAATGGCCGGTGTTGTTCCTCACACAGTAGAAATCGAATCAGGGACCACAATGAACATATGGGTTCCAATCGAAACACTCAATCACAAGTCCTCATCCAAAATTAAACAACCCAAACCAGCCGTGGTCCTCATCCACGGTTTCGCCGGCGAAGGGATCGTCACGTGGCAATTCCAAGTAGGACCCCTTGCTAAAAAGTACTCTGTTTACATTCCCGACCTCCTCTTCTTCGGTGGTTCCATAACCGACAACCCCAACCGGTCTCCTGGTTTCCAAGCTGAGTGCCTTTACAAGGGCTTGAAGAAACTGGGTGTTGATCAATGCGTGGTGGTTGGTTTTAGCTATGGAGGGATGGTGGCTTTCAAACTGGCCGAGCTTCATTCTCATATGGTTCGAGCCATGGTGGTTTCCGGTTCAATTCTAGCCATGACAGATTCAATCAGCACCTCCACGTTGGAACAACTTGGGTTTTCTTCTTCATCGGAGCTTTTACTTCCGACGTCGGTTAAGGGACTCAAAGCTCTTCTCACGGTTGCTACTCATAGAAAACTCTGGTTCCCTAACAAGCTACATAAGGATTTCCttgag GTGATGTTTAATAATAGAAAAGAAAGGGGTGAATTATTGGAGGGTCTAGTGGTTAGTAATAAGGATGCCACTATTCCAAGATTTTCTcag AGAATACATCTTTTATGGGGTGAAAATGATCAGATCTTCAAGCTAGAACTTGCTCAAAACATGAAAga GCAACTCGGGGACAAAGTAACAATGGAAGGGATAAAGAGAGCCGGGCATTTGGTCCATTTGGAACGGCCCTGCATGTATACCAAATACCTTAAGAATTTTCTTGATTCTTTACCTAACAATGAAAAACAGGAATAG
- the LOC124914940 gene encoding 7-methyl-GTP pyrophosphatase yields MVIGSSSFRIILGSASMARRRILAEMGYEFTVMTADIDEKSIRKEKPEDLVMALAEAKADAIMSKIQTANHVKDDSRDTLLITADTVVVYQGIIREKPSSIEEAYQFIKGYSGSHAAVVGSIFMVNLKTGVKRSGWEKAEVYFHDIPNEIIENLIEERITFNVAGGLMLEHPLISPFIDSVVGTTDCVMGLSKELTSKLIQEIVE; encoded by the exons ATGGTCATCGGGAGTTCTTCATTTAGG ATAATTCTGGGTTCAGCTTCAATGGCTCGTCGGCGAATCTTAGCCGAGATGGGCTATGAGTTCACTGTCATG ACTGCAGATATTGATGAGAAAAGCATTAGGAAAGAAAAGCCAGAAGACCTGGTGATGGCCCTAGCTGAAGCAAAG GCAGATGCCATTATGTCGAAAATTCAAACCGCAAATCATGTGAAGGATGATTCTCGTGATACATTGTTAATTACAGCAGATACA GTTGTGGTGTACCAAGGGATTATCAGAGAAAAACCATCAAGCATAGAAGAAGCTTATCAGTTCATTAAAG GTTACTCGGGTAGTCATGCAGCAGTTGTCGGATCCATCTTTATGGTGAACTTAAAGACGGGTGTCAAAAGAAGTGGATGGGAAAAAGCCGAG gtatatTTTCATGATATACCAAATGAAATAATTGAAAATCTG ATAGAAGAGAGGATTACATTCAATGTTGCCGGAGGTTTGATGCTCGAACATCCATTGATATCGCCCTTTATTGATTCTGTG GTTGGAACTACAGATTGCGTTATGGGGCTTTCTAAAGAGCTCACATCTAAACTAATTCAAGAAATCGTCGAATAA
- the LOC124916139 gene encoding agamous-like MADS-box protein AGL61: MSTNIIGLNGSIKKKKLTLGRQKIEIKKIEDVNHRQVTFSKRRTGLFKKASELCVLTGAEVAAIVTSPGNRTFAFCSQTDPTALLKNCLSEGDGSPLAQDQMQNPEKVRELNEQYSNLLAALEEEEKRGTRIVEEKGEGGGFWWEEQMDGNMGVEELERYMFALEKLKRNVQVRADELMMSRARDMAANPLQIQPAFCSFNYDPNLDPHLFLMPNNHHHVYDTFPRGQPPPQ, from the coding sequence ATGTCCACCAATATAATTGGATTGAACGGCTccattaagaagaaaaaattaacattagGCCGTCAGAAAATAGAAATAAAGAAGATAGAAGATGTTAATCACCGGCAAGTCACATTTTCAAAGCGACGCACCGGCCTATTCAAAAAGGCGTCGGAGTTATGCGTCTTGACCGGAGCTGAAGTGGCTGCCATTGTCACTTCACCTGGAAACCGAACGTTCGCCTTCTGTAGCCAGACAGACCCAACTGCGTTACTGAAAAACTGTCTATCAGAAGGTGATGGTTCGCCATTAGCTCAAGATCAGATGCAGAATCCAGAGAAAGTTAGGGAATTGAATGAACAATATTCGAATTTGTTGGCGGCGCTTGAAGAGGAGGAGAAGAGAGGGACGAGGATCGTGGAGGAGAAGGGAGAAGGAGGTGGGTTTTGGTGGGAAGAACAAATGGATGGTAATATGGGTGTGGAGGAATTGGAGAGATATATGTTTGCTTTGGAGAAGTTGAAGAGGAATGTGCAGGTTAGGGCTGATGAATTGATGATGAGTAGAGCTAGGGATATGGCTGCTAATCCTTTGCAGATTCAACCTGCTTTTTGTTCGTTTAATTATGATCCTAATCTTGATCCACATTTGTTTTTGATGCCTAATAATCATCATCATGTTTATGATACATTTCCTCGTGGCCAGCCTCCTCCGCAGTAA
- the LOC124915050 gene encoding phosphatidylinositol transfer protein 3-like codes for MYGMSIFRGRNSEKKLDDDSSRFAKVSELRDALGPLNGRTLQYCNEACLKRYLEARNWNVDKAKKMLEESIKWRATYKPEEIRWHEVAQVGETGLISKANFQDRDGRSVLIMRPGMQKTKAGEGNLRHLVYLSENVILNLPEDKEQMTWLIDFTGWTMNTNVPISVARDIINVLQNHYPERLGEVILYNPPRIFEAFWKAVKLFVDAKTSKKMKFVYPKRKDCEEVMNSSFDIESLPVEFGGKVHLKYNHEELCREMAMEDVKTAKFWQIDPVLITA; via the exons ATGTATGGAATGTCGATCTTCCGGGGGAGAAACTCTGAGAAAAAGCTGGATGATGATTCTTCTAGATTTGCAAAG GTTAGTGAATTAAGGGATGCCCTTGGTCCTCTAAACGGTAGGACCTTACAATACTGCAATGAGGCATGCCTTAAGAGATATCTTGAAGCCCGAAACTGGAATGTCGATAAGGCAAAGAAAATGCTTGAAGAATCAATCAAGTGGAGGGCCACTTACAAACCGGAGGAAATCAGATGG CATGAAGTTGCACAAGTCGGTGAGACCGGACTTATCTCCAAGGCAAATTTCCAAGACCGGGATGGTAGGTCTGTCCTTATAATGAGGCCAGGAATGCAG AAAACAAAAGCAGGAGAAGGAAATCTTCGGCATCTGGTGTATCTATCAGAGAATGTTATCCTAAACCTCCCTGAAGATAAAGAACAAATGACATGGCTGATTGATTTTACTGGATGGACAATGAACACTAACGTCCCGATTTCAGTTGCAAGAGATATCATTAACGTTCTACAGAATCATTATCCTGAAAGGCTTGGTGAAGTTATCCTTTACAATCCACCTAGAATCTTTGAGGCATTTTGGAAG GCAGTGAAGCTGTTTGTTGATGCCAAAACATCCAAGAAAATGAAGTTTGTGTACCCAAAACGAAAAGACTGCGAAGAAGTTATGAATTCATCTTTTGATATTGAAAGCCTTCCAGTTGAGTTTGGGGGGAAAGTTCACCTGAAATATAATCATGAAGAGCTTTGCAGAGAAATGGCTATGGAGGATGTTAAGACTGCTAAATTTTGGCAGATCGACCCAGTTCTAATCACAGCTTAa